TCAATTCTTTCCCTTTGCGGACGTCGCCATAGCGAAATGGAAAGACCACCTGTTCGCCGCGTTTCCGCCGCATGATGTGGATGTCGTTCTCGGCGGCATACGGGGTCAACCCGCCGGCCAGACTCAAGGCCTGAAGGACGTCCGTATAATGGCCGACCAGGAATTCGCCTGGCTTGTTGACCCGCCCGACCACGTAGATCTTATAGCTCAGGATCTTTGTGGCCAGGACCGAGACGTGCGGGTTCGGCACGAATTTGTTGAGACGCTTGACCAACTCGAGCCGGACATCCTCGACGGTCAGACCGGCCGCCGGCACGTCCCCGACGAGCGGAAACGAAATCATACCGTCCGGACGCACGACGACTTCCTGGGTGAGATGTTCATCTTTCCAGACAGAGATCTTGACCACGTCTTCAGGCCCGAGCAGATAGGACGCATCCGCAACCATCGCCGGCTCGCTCCCGTTTGACAGAGCCAGGGCGATCCCCTGCCACCACACGATGCACGAGCTGAGCACCAATAGTCCGACGACCCGCATATTCTATCCTTGCAACTGCGCCAAAACTGACTTGGCCTCATCGAGGCCGGGAAACGGCTTCTGGGACGCGACGGCCTTTTGAAGATGGGCTTTCGCTTCCGTCCGCTGACCAACTTTAAAATAGGCGACCCCAAGGTGGTAGTTCACCACGGGATGATCGGGCACCTTGGTTGCCGCTTGCTGAATAAAGTGAACGGCTTGACCGGAATGCCCCAGTTTGTAATGTACCCACCCGAGCGTATCGAGGAAGATGGCGTTGGGCGCTGTGGTTTCAAAATTCTTCGTAAGGACGAGAGCCCGCTCCAAGCTCTTCTGATCGCCCTTCTGATCCGTCAAGAGCGACGCCAAGTTATTCGCAGCGATGAGATTCCGAGGATTCTGCTGTACCAAGGTCTCGTATTCCTGGATCGCTCGGTCGACCTGTCCCGCCTCGCTCAGTGTTATCGCCAGTAACAGTCGCAGTTCCTGACTGTTTGGGTTCGCCTTGAGCCCTCTCTCCAACCATTCGAGACCCTCGTCCTTCTTTTTCTGAGAGA
The nucleotide sequence above comes from Nitrospiraceae bacterium. Encoded proteins:
- a CDS encoding polysaccharide biosynthesis/export family protein encodes the protein MRVVGLLVLSSCIVWWQGIALALSNGSEPAMVADASYLLGPEDVVKISVWKDEHLTQEVVVRPDGMISFPLVGDVPAAGLTVEDVRLELVKRLNKFVPNPHVSVLATKILSYKIYVVGRVNKPGEFLVGHYTDVLQALSLAGGLTPYAAENDIHIMRRKRGEQVVFPFRYGDVRKGKELSQNIILERGDVVVVP